The DNA region CTCCACAGTTACTGAAAGAGCCTGGACAGCAGATCCAGCTGAAGGCCCAGGCGCTCATCTATCCAGTGCTGCAGGCGCTGGACCTCAACACTCCTTCATATCAGCAGAACCAGGACATGCCCATTCTACCCCGGACCCTCATGGTGCGGTTCTGGAGCGAGTACTTCACCAGCGACAAGGCTCTTTTCAGAGCCATGATGGCGAACACCCACAACAACCCTGAGTCCTCCAGCCTGCTGAAGTTTGTCGACTGGAGCGCCTTCCTTCCTGAAACGTACCACAGAGAATACAACTACAGTGCGCCCGCTGTGGTGCAGGGAGTCGAAGGGGAGGCAGTGGGGATGGACGGACCGTCGCGATCATTGGCCGACCCGAGGGCGTCGCCGCTGCTGGTTCCAGACACGGCCCTACGCTCCCTGCCCAAGGCCCTCATCATGACCTGTGAGTATGACGTGCTCCGAGATGACGGCATCATGTATGCCACGCGGCTCCGGGCTGCTGGTGTCGAGGTGTCACATGAACACTATGACACGGGATTTCACGGAGCGCTGATGTTCACCGTGTGGCCGACCGACTTCCTGATTGGACGCCGCATGACAGACAACTATATCAAGTGGCTCAAGGAGAACTTGTAAAAACTCCTGACTTGTCGCCACAACGCGCCAATGTTTGTTAAGGTGCAATTTGTTCTCCTTCTGGTgtttaactttttattgtttaattctTGTTTGTTGGTCAGGCTATAATTCtgtaaatatatttagaaatatGTTAACCTCATTTATTGGCCCATTAATTCATAAAATAGCAGGTCAGGAAATGAgaatttgaaataatatttaaaagtatttcacGTATAC from Platichthys flesus chromosome 4, fPlaFle2.1, whole genome shotgun sequence includes:
- the aadac gene encoding arylacetamide deacetylase; translation: MRLGSIILFVALCSLTAYYIYEPIPEEIEEKWKLMLTNCFFRSLSHMADLSELLGLKDYMGVMYIITLAERVVPESDEHVKVTEENFDGVEVVLYQPKQHGDGEELRRAIIYLHGGGWCLGSSRMSPYDLLARKLVTELDAVVLSVEYRLAPAHHFPVPYEDVYRVVKHFLQKGVLAQYSVDPGRTAVSGDSAGGNLAAAVSQQLLKEPGQQIQLKAQALIYPVLQALDLNTPSYQQNQDMPILPRTLMVRFWSEYFTSDKALFRAMMANTHNNPESSSLLKFVDWSAFLPETYHREYNYSAPAVVQGVEGEAVGMDGPSRSLADPRASPLLVPDTALRSLPKALIMTCEYDVLRDDGIMYATRLRAAGVEVSHEHYDTGFHGALMFTVWPTDFLIGRRMTDNYIKWLKENL